In one Poseidonibacter antarcticus genomic region, the following are encoded:
- a CDS encoding flagellar hook-basal body complex protein has translation MIGALWTGISGLSSQQTALDNESNNIANVNTVGYKASRISFADQMYQDGIGKGSTVLDAEKLYTQGSLKLTGVSYDVALDGDGFFTVTDASASGTTENYYTRAGNFRMGENGTLQDANGNEVQGWAMSAIDADNDVTSTNSNISMFTNDYTKLLSSKIISHSNYVETITAKATDYAASAISDDESVFSGAGLKTKSAKISDVEAAISNYTSWLQKLQDTPDGVSISSIAQKSEINFETGSDSIISKEGDEVYVYIDGNKISQSYVSTTADADLKQEIFDNLSAADQATYGAPTGTLTEAQVALYDKEASKIATYKGLADTISEISGLVAYMSSEVGGTTNDTLEEDDTFGLSTSTADMMKGIIQIKSLIPGNEFIISEVGEVSGSSTIKGDYQTSVNSVTGSGTGAVESAKDALAKLISGKQQDVYKTTDLNFDNGASDFTFGISIYDKDAGESIPVPNDSGTPLQSTPVSFTGITNIDDFVTAFNYGTSDGLPSTGTNDLDPALTDYLEAVNINGNLVIRTLDTNYDAEFSTTLKDVTNAETLTKNNDLSGRAGAGAEFIEMVTKVDQTSSQNSLQLRLDTLGISDSAFGEFSIDSNGLITMTQDGAEIAVGQASIALFTNNIGLEAIGDNLLAKTTQSGDPIYNLNNDKAAKIEGKTLELSTADLSESLVNLMVFQRAFEANAKSITTADEILTTLIGLKR, from the coding sequence ATGATTGGAGCACTTTGGACAGGAATCTCAGGATTATCGTCACAACAAACAGCTTTAGACAATGAGTCAAATAATATTGCAAATGTTAATACAGTAGGTTATAAAGCCTCAAGAATATCTTTTGCAGATCAAATGTACCAAGATGGTATTGGTAAAGGATCTACAGTATTAGATGCAGAAAAATTATATACTCAAGGAAGTTTAAAACTAACAGGTGTATCTTATGATGTAGCACTAGATGGAGATGGCTTTTTCACTGTTACAGATGCAAGTGCTAGTGGAACAACAGAAAATTACTATACTAGAGCTGGTAACTTTAGGATGGGAGAAAACGGAACACTTCAAGACGCAAATGGGAATGAAGTTCAAGGTTGGGCAATGTCTGCAATTGATGCAGATAATGATGTAACTTCAACAAATTCAAATATCAGTATGTTTACAAATGATTATACTAAACTTTTATCTTCAAAAATAATATCCCATTCAAATTATGTAGAAACAATTACTGCAAAAGCGACTGATTATGCAGCTAGTGCAATATCTGATGATGAATCTGTATTTTCAGGAGCAGGATTAAAAACAAAATCTGCAAAGATATCTGATGTAGAAGCAGCGATTAGTAATTATACAAGTTGGTTACAAAAATTGCAAGATACACCAGATGGAGTATCAATCTCATCAATTGCTCAAAAATCTGAAATAAATTTTGAGACAGGATCTGATTCAATTATTAGTAAAGAAGGTGATGAAGTTTATGTATATATAGATGGAAATAAAATATCACAATCTTATGTATCAACTACTGCTGATGCTGACTTAAAACAAGAAATATTTGATAACCTTTCTGCTGCAGATCAAGCTACTTATGGTGCCCCAACAGGAACATTAACAGAAGCACAAGTTGCATTATATGATAAGGAAGCAAGTAAAATTGCAACATATAAAGGATTAGCAGATACAATTTCTGAAATATCAGGATTAGTTGCATATATGTCAAGTGAAGTTGGTGGAACAACAAATGATACATTAGAAGAAGATGATACATTTGGTTTATCTACAAGTACAGCAGATATGATGAAAGGTATTATTCAAATAAAATCACTAATACCAGGAAATGAATTTATAATATCTGAAGTAGGAGAAGTATCAGGAAGTTCAACTATCAAAGGTGATTATCAAACTAGTGTTAATTCTGTTACAGGAAGTGGAACAGGAGCCGTTGAATCAGCAAAAGATGCTTTAGCGAAATTAATTAGTGGTAAACAACAAGATGTTTATAAAACTACAGATTTAAATTTTGATAATGGTGCAAGTGATTTTACTTTTGGAATATCAATCTATGATAAAGATGCAGGAGAATCAATTCCTGTACCTAATGATAGTGGTACTCCTCTTCAGTCGACACCAGTTTCTTTTACAGGAATAACTAATATTGATGATTTTGTTACAGCATTTAATTATGGAACATCTGATGGATTACCTTCGACAGGAACAAATGATTTAGATCCTGCCTTGACTGATTATCTTGAAGCTGTTAATATTAATGGTAACTTAGTAATAAGAACACTAGATACAAACTATGATGCTGAATTTAGTACAACTTTAAAAGATGTAACAAATGCAGAAACACTTACTAAAAACAATGATTTAAGTGGTAGGGCTGGTGCTGGCGCTGAATTCATTGAAATGGTTACTAAAGTAGATCAAACATCATCTCAAAATTCATTACAATTAAGACTAGATACTTTAGGTATTTCTGATTCTGCATTTGGTGAATTTTCTATTGATAGTAATGGTTTAATTACAATGACTCAAGATGGAGCAGAAATTGCTGTTGGACAAGCATCAATTGCATTATTTACAAATAATATTGGATTAGAAGCAATTGGGGATAATTTACTTGCGAAGACTACTCAATCAGGTGACCCTATATATAACTTAAATAATGATAAAGCTGCAAAAATAGAAGGTAAAACTTTAGAACTTAGTACTGCTGATTTAAGTGAAAGTTTAGTTAATCTTATGGTATTCCAAAGAGCTTTTGAAGCAAATGCTAAATCAATAACAACAGCTGATGAAATTTTAACTACTCTAATAGGTTTAAAAAGATAA
- a CDS encoding tetratricopeptide repeat protein, with translation MKINLIYKIVLAFTLLYSNLYAKIDLIESQPEIIFQFNKLKKSNENLSLQVDFNKAVLLLSKNEYKKSIEIFEQTAKILEVPSYLNIGIAYYKLNSVDNAIVYLNKIYENRLNANDNTFSYISSCYYLYQISKDNKYLNTIINITKKFKNLSEHSKRMLADTYIILKEYKKSLEVLESMDYGLDLKKALLYLKLKNYKKADIFLKKAKEVTVNPNRLNKVLWFSVFTDLKSNNIDQLKDNLDLINKKRHNFKANLELPLEMYFNKKKYTPKEYLDSVVNFRRERKIDYIFYFAPFIFSDTQEIIYDSARGFIFGSEDNIKSLTEMVEYNAKFLDIVREDPILRVVKLKKLLKKDTKSYVYYNLALSYAQINDFHNAYKYFEKAYKLNPGNKLYASMTLITAKSLKIKVKEKEYIEKTIKTNDGLYNYFGKELYKLFINQEYKPSYKFLSYSNTIFFKSIDFLQKLDNEEDIMLHPLLEEYHKDPLIYLIRLVQRNKNENDFSYYSRLQDNIPLTLNNNFLQGPLIVTKYYVDILKGLGLFTKADFDMPGKNSPSYLRTKALIDLHFNASDETIKILDYLRLEYNLEDKYSMYLMVAALLESGRYNDASVQISLIKAILNDEDANFLTAVQLIQELKLSSAKQYINEPYLDSLIDFRIIGFDEYLESL, from the coding sequence TTGAAGATAAATTTGATATATAAAATAGTATTAGCTTTTACTTTGTTATATAGTAATTTATATGCAAAAATTGATTTAATTGAATCTCAACCCGAGATTATATTTCAATTTAATAAATTAAAAAAATCAAATGAAAACTTAAGTTTACAAGTAGATTTTAATAAGGCAGTTTTACTTTTAAGTAAAAATGAGTATAAAAAATCAATTGAGATTTTTGAACAAACTGCAAAAATTTTAGAAGTTCCTTCTTATCTAAATATTGGCATTGCATATTATAAATTGAATTCAGTAGATAATGCTATTGTATATTTAAATAAAATATATGAAAATAGATTAAATGCAAATGATAATACCTTCTCATATATATCTTCATGTTACTATTTATATCAAATATCAAAAGATAATAAATATCTAAATACAATTATTAATATCACAAAAAAGTTTAAAAATTTATCTGAACATTCTAAAAGAATGCTTGCTGATACATATATAATTTTAAAAGAGTATAAAAAGTCTTTAGAAGTTTTAGAATCAATGGATTATGGTTTAGATTTAAAAAAAGCATTATTATATTTAAAACTGAAGAATTATAAGAAGGCTGATATTTTCTTAAAGAAAGCAAAAGAAGTTACAGTAAATCCAAATAGATTAAATAAGGTTCTATGGTTTAGTGTTTTTACTGATTTAAAATCAAATAATATAGACCAATTAAAAGATAATTTAGACTTAATAAATAAAAAAAGACATAATTTTAAAGCTAATTTAGAACTTCCTTTAGAAATGTATTTTAATAAAAAAAAGTATACTCCAAAAGAGTATTTAGATTCTGTTGTTAACTTTAGAAGAGAGCGAAAGATTGATTATATATTCTATTTTGCACCTTTTATTTTTTCTGATACACAAGAAATAATTTATGATTCTGCAAGAGGATTTATTTTTGGTTCTGAAGATAATATCAAATCTTTAACTGAGATGGTAGAATATAATGCGAAATTTTTGGATATCGTAAGAGAAGATCCTATTTTACGAGTTGTAAAATTAAAGAAATTATTAAAAAAAGATACTAAATCTTATGTTTATTATAATTTAGCTTTATCATATGCTCAAATAAATGACTTTCATAATGCATATAAATATTTTGAAAAAGCTTATAAGTTAAATCCTGGGAATAAGTTATATGCAAGTATGACTTTAATTACAGCAAAGAGTTTAAAAATAAAAGTTAAAGAAAAAGAATATATTGAAAAAACAATAAAAACAAATGATGGTTTATATAATTATTTTGGTAAAGAACTTTATAAATTGTTTATAAACCAAGAATACAAACCGTCATATAAATTTTTATCTTATTCTAATACAATATTTTTTAAATCTATAGATTTTTTACAAAAATTAGATAATGAAGAAGATATTATGCTTCATCCTTTGTTAGAAGAGTATCATAAAGACCCCTTGATTTATTTAATTAGATTAGTGCAAAGAAATAAAAATGAGAATGATTTTTCATACTATTCACGTCTTCAAGATAATATTCCTTTAACATTAAATAATAATTTTTTACAAGGTCCTTTAATTGTAACAAAATATTATGTGGATATTCTAAAAGGCTTGGGATTATTTACAAAAGCAGATTTTGATATGCCAGGGAAAAATAGTCCATCTTATCTTAGGACTAAAGCTTTAATTGATTTACATTTTAATGCTTCAGATGAGACAATAAAAATATTAGATTACCTTCGTTTAGAATATAATTTAGAAGATAAGTACTCTATGTATTTAATGGTTGCAGCATTATTAGAATCAGGTAGATATAATGATGCTTCAGTTCAAATATCTTTGATTAAAGCTATTCTAAATGATGAAGATGCAAATTTTCTAACAGCAGTACAATTAATACAAGAGTTGAAATTATCAAGTGCTAAACAATATATAAATGAACCTTATTTGGATTCTTTAATAGACTTTAGAATAATTGGCTTTGATGAATATTTAGAATCACTTTAA
- a CDS encoding flagellin, which yields MEIGKVANIDNARINNIEKVQKISNVNDKNKVIPDDEYKKTLGKEQILDKNEVILDNVRFGYNKSSKDFFVKVTRGEAEYKYPTEDMMKAKAYILQELENKNKV from the coding sequence ATGGAAATTGGTAAAGTAGCAAATATAGATAATGCACGAATAAATAATATTGAAAAAGTTCAAAAGATTAGTAATGTTAATGATAAGAATAAAGTTATACCTGATGATGAATACAAAAAAACATTAGGGAAAGAACAAATTCTTGATAAAAATGAAGTTATTTTAGATAATGTACGTTTTGGTTACAACAAAAGTTCAAAAGACTTTTTTGTAAAAGTTACAAGAGGTGAAGCTGAGTATAAATATCCTACAGAGGATATGATGAAAGCAAAAGCATATATTTTACAAGAATTAGAAAATAAAAATAAGGTTTAA
- a CDS encoding FliM/FliN family flagellar motor switch protein, which produces MASDLSNIFKDELSNTLEQLLSKSSQVETVHELNFEEYSSSQVIEATVIFDFKDISSTWKFYIPTISATKFEYLMLGGMGDLKEHIDDEITDAVNEIISNICGSFCTSVNAQGFSDVSSLKSVVKSSVILEGEVLSSKKNIYEFTISLDEDKLPIIICFDERILPYISSITGGKVEILSNDLVEETIIDKVDDKSPLNTTNMNMPKNLELLYNVKLKLSVRLGTKIVLLKDVLSWDIGEIIELEQMVNEPLEILVNGIKIGEGEAVIVEGKFGLKIKNIGNDNFKLNQIGM; this is translated from the coding sequence TTGGCATCAGATTTATCCAATATATTTAAAGATGAATTATCAAATACATTAGAGCAACTTTTATCGAAAAGTTCTCAAGTAGAAACAGTACATGAACTTAACTTTGAAGAATATAGTTCTTCTCAAGTAATCGAGGCTACTGTAATATTTGACTTTAAAGATATTTCATCAACATGGAAATTTTATATTCCAACTATAAGTGCTACAAAATTTGAATACTTAATGCTTGGAGGAATGGGCGATTTAAAAGAACATATTGATGATGAGATTACTGATGCAGTGAATGAAATAATTTCAAATATTTGTGGGAGTTTTTGTACTTCCGTAAATGCACAAGGTTTCTCTGATGTCTCTTCATTAAAATCAGTAGTAAAAAGTTCTGTAATATTAGAAGGAGAAGTGTTATCTTCTAAAAAGAATATATATGAATTTACAATTTCATTAGATGAAGATAAATTACCAATTATTATCTGCTTTGATGAAAGAATTTTACCTTATATATCTTCTATTACAGGAGGGAAAGTAGAAATTTTATCTAATGATTTAGTAGAAGAAACAATAATTGATAAAGTTGATGATAAGTCTCCTTTAAATACAACAAATATGAATATGCCTAAGAACTTAGAACTCTTATATAATGTTAAATTAAAACTTAGTGTTAGGTTAGGAACAAAAATAGTTTTATTAAAAGATGTCTTAAGTTGGGATATTGGAGAAATAATAGAACTTGAGCAGATGGTTAATGAACCTTTAGAAATATTGGTTAATGGAATTAAAATAGGTGAAGGTGAAGCGGTTATTGTTGAGGGTAAGTTTGGTCTTAAAATTAAAAATATTGGTAATGATAACTTTAAACTAAATCAAATAGGAATGTAA
- a CDS encoding motility protein A: protein MDKSTAGGLGGGWGLVALAIILGGVGFGPYLDIPSVIIVIGGTIAVTAGQFEASDLKRFTPALKVAMNEVKIEPLPELVEKIIFYATEIKKHGVMQIEQKVMEETNPFFKEAFQLLVDGTKAEVLTPLLETKLEHMSKRHGRMISMFGNIGGTAGAMGMIGTLVGLVAMLANLSDPAAVGPAMAVALLTTMYGALIGTLFAGVVESKLSQKHDKEAVACEVIILGSSMIAAEESIGNIKMQLNSILTDVEE from the coding sequence ATGGATAAAAGTACTGCAGGTGGATTAGGTGGAGGTTGGGGTCTTGTCGCTCTAGCTATTATTCTTGGTGGTGTTGGATTTGGACCATATCTTGATATTCCATCTGTGATAATTGTTATAGGTGGTACTATTGCTGTAACTGCAGGTCAATTTGAAGCTTCTGATTTAAAAAGATTTACGCCTGCTTTAAAAGTAGCTATGAATGAAGTAAAAATAGAACCTCTCCCTGAATTAGTTGAAAAAATAATCTTTTATGCTACAGAAATTAAAAAGCATGGTGTTATGCAGATTGAACAAAAAGTAATGGAAGAAACTAACCCTTTTTTTAAAGAAGCATTTCAACTTTTAGTAGATGGTACAAAAGCTGAAGTATTAACTCCATTACTAGAAACAAAATTAGAACATATGTCAAAAAGACATGGTAGAATGATTTCAATGTTTGGAAATATAGGTGGTACAGCAGGAGCTATGGGGATGATTGGTACACTTGTTGGTTTAGTTGCAATGCTTGCAAATTTATCAGATCCAGCTGCTGTTGGACCAGCAATGGCTGTTGCCTTATTAACTACCATGTATGGTGCTTTAATTGGAACTTTATTTGCAGGTGTTGTTGAGAGTAAATTATCTCAAAAGCATGATAAAGAAGCTGTTGCTTGTGAAGTAATAATTTTAGGATCATCAATGATTGCTGCTGAAGAATCTATTGGTAATATAAAAATGCAGTTGAACTCTATTTTAACTGATGTAGAAGAATAG
- a CDS encoding OmpA/MotB family protein has translation MAKDKCPECEKCLPGWLVQFGDLMSLLLTFFILLLSMAVMDKKKVEEYFEVMRKAMGFLDKNTSVEEQSEKNSTDNSSSDSFEDDESTTEDAAEEVSQLISDVNASSDNESEEISIEKGKNEFTLDIPSTIMFEDGEYNLTNPAAKVFISKIARVIRTMPQTFNIEIIGHTDTNRIRNTTIPRDAWDISALRSISVVKELIKNRIDPAVLKVSAYGSYHPKSDNAADNRRVEMRFFAQNNQDDILDEESFFDRLE, from the coding sequence ATGGCAAAAGACAAATGTCCAGAATGTGAAAAATGTTTACCAGGTTGGTTAGTTCAATTTGGTGACTTAATGTCATTATTATTAACATTTTTTATTCTTTTATTATCAATGGCTGTTATGGATAAAAAGAAAGTAGAAGAATATTTTGAAGTTATGAGAAAAGCAATGGGGTTTCTCGATAAAAATACATCAGTTGAAGAACAAAGTGAAAAGAATTCTACAGATAATAGTAGTTCAGATTCGTTTGAAGATGATGAAAGTACTACAGAAGATGCAGCTGAAGAGGTCTCACAATTAATTTCAGATGTTAATGCTTCTAGTGATAATGAAAGTGAAGAAATAAGTATAGAAAAAGGAAAAAATGAGTTTACTCTTGATATTCCTTCAACAATAATGTTTGAAGATGGAGAATATAACTTAACTAATCCGGCGGCAAAAGTATTTATTTCTAAAATAGCAAGAGTAATTAGAACAATGCCTCAAACATTTAATATTGAAATAATTGGACATACAGATACAAATAGAATAAGAAACACAACAATACCAAGAGATGCTTGGGATATTTCGGCTTTAAGATCAATATCTGTTGTAAAAGAATTAATAAAAAATCGAATTGATCCTGCAGTGTTAAAGGTTTCTGCATATGGTTCTTATCATCCTAAAAGTGATAATGCAGCAGATAACAGAAGGGTTGAAATGAGATTTTTTGCTCAAAATAATCAAGATGATATTTTAGATGAAGAAAGTTTCTTCGATAGGTTGGAATAA
- a CDS encoding rod-binding protein, producing the protein MEINSNNLVDISTLQNKDFNNLKTDNLEDKELREVADSFESFFLNQIMDVSLKSTKIAGDGPGSDIIKSMYLQNIADSSSGTFGISDMLYDFLSKNNK; encoded by the coding sequence ATGGAAATAAATAGTAATAATTTAGTGGATATTTCTACTTTACAAAATAAAGATTTTAATAATTTAAAAACAGATAATTTAGAAGATAAGGAATTAAGAGAAGTTGCAGATTCATTTGAATCATTTTTCTTAAATCAAATAATGGATGTTTCTTTAAAGTCTACAAAAATAGCAGGAGATGGCCCTGGTTCGGATATTATAAAAAGTATGTATTTACAAAATATTGCAGATAGTTCATCAGGTACTTTTGGAATTAGTGATATGTTATATGATTTTTTAAGTAAGAATAATAAGTAA
- the flhF gene encoding flagellar biosynthesis protein FlhF codes for MNMLSFLGETPTLALRLAQEKCGEDAIVISTKKISNANDFEKNMYEVVVAIEDDNKNSNLTYTKQTITKATPPNKPMQANVYDFREEILKMQKALEQVKQSIWQPKSQLYDLTIPHEFIDMYTLFEKNEFDQEMTYTIMKKTIRQLPISLKSNPQKINDFFKLVLRRIIPIKFEVPLRKHQRKIIMMVGPTGVGKTTTISKLAARYAYKLGQNYKVGIVTLDSFRVGAIEQLQAYTNIMRLPLEIVKKPEDLPEALLRLKDCNYIFIDTAGSSQYDVDKIELINEYQKKVDELPIEKILVLPANVKHSDLIEIYANYSRLNVDYLTFTKLDETKSFGNLISFAHKTKKSITYFSIGQNVPDDLIVSDSSFLIDCFMNNKCIRK; via the coding sequence ATGAATATGCTTTCTTTTTTAGGAGAAACACCTACTCTAGCATTACGTTTAGCACAAGAAAAATGTGGTGAAGATGCAATTGTAATCTCTACAAAAAAAATATCTAATGCCAATGATTTTGAGAAAAATATGTATGAAGTTGTTGTTGCAATAGAAGATGATAATAAGAATAGTAATCTTACATATACAAAACAGACTATTACTAAAGCTACCCCTCCAAATAAACCTATGCAAGCTAATGTATATGATTTTAGAGAAGAAATTTTAAAAATGCAAAAAGCATTAGAGCAAGTTAAACAATCAATTTGGCAACCTAAAAGTCAATTATATGATTTAACTATACCTCATGAATTTATTGATATGTATACATTATTTGAAAAAAATGAATTTGATCAAGAAATGACATATACTATTATGAAAAAGACTATAAGGCAACTACCTATATCTTTAAAGTCTAATCCTCAAAAGATTAACGATTTTTTCAAATTAGTATTAAGAAGAATAATTCCAATTAAGTTTGAAGTGCCTTTAAGAAAACATCAAAGAAAAATCATAATGATGGTTGGGCCAACAGGTGTTGGTAAGACTACTACTATTTCAAAACTTGCTGCTAGATATGCTTATAAATTAGGTCAAAATTATAAAGTAGGTATTGTAACTTTAGATTCATTTAGAGTTGGAGCTATTGAGCAATTACAAGCATATACGAATATAATGAGATTACCACTTGAAATTGTAAAAAAACCAGAAGACTTACCTGAAGCACTTTTGAGATTGAAAGATTGTAATTATATTTTTATTGATACTGCAGGTTCTAGTCAATACGATGTAGATAAAATTGAATTGATAAATGAGTATCAGAAGAAAGTAGATGAATTGCCTATTGAAAAAATATTAGTTCTTCCTGCAAATGTTAAGCATAGTGATTTAATTGAAATTTACGCAAATTATTCTAGATTAAATGTTGATTATCTAACTTTTACAAAACTTGATGAAACAAAAAGTTTTGGGAATTTAATCTCATTTGCTCATAAAACAAAAAAATCTATTACATATTTTTCAATTGGGCAAAATGTTCCTGATGATTTAATCGTATCAGATTCTTCTTTTTTAATTGATTGTTTTATGAATAATAAATGTATTAGGAAATAA
- a CDS encoding P-loop NTPase gives MLFNSISSQASKLINLTRKKKHITSKTKLITITSGKGGVGKSTFTANIAYLLAQRGLKVAVLDADIGLANMQVLFNIKPKYTFFDYIDGSKSLTETISKTQYENIFLLAGKSGYQYSKHSNSFVFTRVVEDVISLNIFDILLVDTGAGLNDFVKEFLSISDNIIALTTTDPSALTDVYSLIKMLSFDKDKLMLCFNHTRNYKIGETITNSLVSLAKKNRLNQDFMVEYIGNVSTSANISTTGRLRKLFTKEFFDDDSTKQLQDVINYLLKNIY, from the coding sequence TTGTTGTTTAATAGTATCTCTTCTCAAGCTAGTAAACTAATTAATCTTACACGTAAGAAAAAACATATTACTTCTAAAACAAAATTAATAACGATTACTTCAGGAAAAGGTGGAGTTGGAAAATCAACTTTTACTGCAAATATTGCTTATTTATTAGCTCAGCGTGGATTAAAAGTTGCTGTTTTAGATGCTGATATAGGCTTGGCTAATATGCAAGTATTATTTAATATAAAACCTAAATATACATTTTTTGATTATATAGATGGTAGTAAATCTTTAACGGAAACGATTAGTAAAACCCAATATGAAAATATTTTTTTATTGGCAGGTAAAAGTGGATATCAATATTCTAAGCATTCGAATTCCTTTGTCTTTACAAGAGTTGTTGAAGATGTTATTTCTTTAAATATATTTGATATTTTACTTGTAGATACAGGAGCTGGATTAAATGATTTTGTAAAAGAATTTTTATCTATTTCTGATAATATTATTGCTTTAACAACTACGGATCCTAGCGCTTTAACAGATGTTTACTCATTGATAAAAATGCTTTCCTTTGATAAAGATAAATTGATGCTTTGTTTTAATCATACAAGAAATTATAAAATTGGTGAAACTATTACTAACTCTTTAGTTTCACTAGCTAAGAAAAATAGATTAAATCAAGATTTTATGGTAGAATATATAGGTAACGTTTCTACGTCTGCTAATATTTCTACAACTGGAAGGTTGAGAAAACTATTTACTAAAGAGTTTTTTGATGATGATTCAACAAAACAACTGCAAGACGTAATAAATTATTTACTAAAAAATATTTATTAA
- the fliE gene encoding flagellar hook-basal body complex protein FliE, with the protein MNISSISNSISPLTLNNSEQKVSDNQSFQNMLSDAIGDVNKEQIEGYKAMEGIATGKVTNLQEAVQQIEEAELSMKLALETKNKAVSAYKEIMNMQI; encoded by the coding sequence ATGAATATATCTTCGATAAGTAATTCAATAAGTCCACTTACTTTAAATAACAGTGAACAAAAAGTTAGTGATAATCAATCATTCCAAAATATGCTAAGTGATGCAATTGGTGACGTAAATAAAGAACAAATAGAAGGTTACAAAGCAATGGAAGGTATTGCTACAGGTAAGGTTACTAACTTACAAGAGGCAGTACAACAAATAGAAGAAGCAGAACTTTCTATGAAATTAGCATTAGAAACAAAAAATAAAGCTGTTAGTGCATATAAAGAAATTATGAATATGCAAATATAA
- the flgC gene encoding flagellar basal body rod protein FlgC produces MGFFDGYNVSTSGMSAQRTRINVVSANIANAKTTHTQEGGPYQKQQVVFEDVLLNKSKTNNSNSIESNNDKNSAMELRGVGVKSVVSSDVKPILRFEPTHPDANEEGYVEYPDINPVVEMVDLIEAMRSYEANVASFNTHKNIDSKTLDILKV; encoded by the coding sequence ATGGGTTTTTTTGATGGTTATAACGTATCTACTTCAGGAATGAGTGCACAAAGAACAAGAATTAATGTTGTTAGTGCAAATATTGCAAATGCCAAAACTACACATACTCAAGAAGGTGGCCCTTATCAAAAACAACAAGTTGTTTTTGAAGATGTTTTACTTAATAAAAGTAAGACAAATAATAGTAATAGTATTGAATCTAATAATGATAAAAATTCAGCAATGGAATTAAGAGGTGTTGGAGTTAAGTCAGTAGTATCATCAGATGTAAAACCAATTTTACGATTTGAGCCAACTCATCCTGATGCTAATGAAGAAGGATACGTTGAATATCCTGATATTAATCCAGTCGTAGAAATGGTAGATTTAATTGAAGCGATGAGATCATATGAAGCTAATGTTGCCTCATTCAATACTCATAAAAATATTGATTCTAAAACATTGGACATCTTGAAGGTTTAG